One segment of Laspinema palackyanum D2c DNA contains the following:
- the cls gene encoding cardiolipin synthase yields MALEIATIVAFYGMGWVTAGHAVMTVRSARGAVAWAISLVTFPFIAIPLYWVFGNHKFYGYADAHRYADREYRWISQQVYQDIREFSSAEPENFTEIAQLADELTQLPFTWGNAASLLIDGTETFPALLKAMDAAKDYILIQFYIVREDEIGNAFKQKMIAKSREGVRVYFIYDAIGSYALSAEYLREIRSSGVWVTSFNSTKRRRNRFQINFRNHRKILIVDGKQAFIGGLNLGKEYLGKDPRLSPWRDTHLELKGPSVQCVQIAFLKDWYWAVREIPEVDWTIQPDPENQTAIVVPTGPGDQLPACTLFMVSLINSARSRLWITSPYFVPNESVLTALKLAALRGVDVRILLPNRPDHIHVYLASLSYITEVERTGVKVYRYRPGFLHQKVFLIDRTLAGVGTTNLDNRSFHLNFEIMAFVANPRLVTDVETMLTTDFDNAYLVDRHQLDHRKLWFRLAVRVARLMSPIL; encoded by the coding sequence ATGGCATTGGAGATCGCAACCATCGTCGCCTTTTATGGAATGGGATGGGTGACGGCAGGTCATGCCGTCATGACGGTGCGATCGGCCCGGGGTGCAGTAGCTTGGGCAATTTCTTTGGTTACTTTTCCGTTTATTGCCATTCCCCTGTATTGGGTGTTTGGAAATCACAAATTTTATGGATATGCCGATGCTCATCGCTATGCTGACCGCGAATATCGGTGGATTAGTCAACAAGTTTATCAGGATATTCGAGAATTCTCCTCTGCTGAACCGGAAAATTTTACGGAGATTGCCCAATTAGCCGATGAATTGACGCAACTCCCTTTTACCTGGGGGAACGCGGCGAGTTTACTGATTGATGGAACCGAAACCTTTCCCGCGCTTCTCAAGGCGATGGATGCAGCAAAAGATTACATCTTGATTCAATTTTACATTGTGCGAGAAGATGAAATTGGCAATGCTTTTAAGCAAAAAATGATTGCCAAATCCCGGGAAGGAGTGCGGGTTTATTTTATTTATGATGCGATTGGTTCTTATGCTCTTTCTGCTGAATATTTGCGGGAAATTAGAAGCAGTGGAGTTTGGGTTACCTCCTTTAATAGTACGAAACGAAGACGAAACCGATTTCAGATTAATTTTCGGAATCATCGCAAAATCTTAATTGTTGATGGCAAACAAGCTTTTATTGGGGGGTTAAATCTGGGGAAAGAATATCTGGGAAAAGACCCGCGTCTGAGTCCTTGGCGAGATACTCATTTAGAACTGAAAGGTCCCTCGGTCCAATGCGTTCAAATCGCTTTTCTCAAAGACTGGTATTGGGCAGTTCGAGAAATTCCGGAGGTCGATTGGACGATTCAACCGGATCCGGAGAATCAAACGGCGATCGTTGTGCCTACGGGTCCCGGAGATCAACTCCCCGCTTGTACCCTTTTTATGGTGAGTCTGATCAATAGCGCCCGGAGTCGCTTGTGGATCACGAGTCCCTATTTTGTTCCGAATGAATCTGTCCTCACTGCTTTAAAATTGGCAGCATTGCGGGGGGTAGATGTGCGAATCTTATTACCCAATCGCCCGGATCATATCCATGTTTATCTCGCTTCCTTGTCCTATATCACAGAAGTAGAACGCACTGGCGTTAAGGTGTATCGCTATCGCCCTGGATTCCTGCACCAGAAAGTTTTCCTCATCGATCGCACTCTGGCCGGAGTCGGAACCACCAATTTAGATAATCGCTCCTTTCACCTCAATTTTGAAATTATGGCCTTTGTCGCAAATCCTCGCTTGGTTACTGATGTCGAAACCATGCTAACAACTGATTTTGACAACGCTTATTTAGTTGATCGCCATCAACTTGACCATCGCAAACTTTGGTTTCGGTTAGCAGTGCGTGTGGCCCGGTTAATGTCCCCTATTCTTTAG
- a CDS encoding YbhB/YbcL family Raf kinase inhibitor-like protein: protein MEFKSPAFFIGNTLPFEHTCDGEKTSPPLSWDSPPPGTISFVLIMEDPDVATRSLTHWLAYDIPANIRHLPHGVPNEPRLERGGVQGKNDFGTLGYSAPCPEEGTHRYFFKLYALDTLLSLEPGASKAEVKSAMEGHILGAVELMGRYGRTG, encoded by the coding sequence ATGGAATTTAAAAGTCCTGCTTTTTTCATTGGGAATACCCTTCCGTTTGAACATACCTGCGATGGTGAAAAGACTTCTCCACCCCTGAGTTGGGACTCCCCCCCGCCTGGGACCATTAGTTTTGTTCTGATTATGGAAGATCCGGATGTGGCTACGCGCAGCTTAACCCACTGGCTGGCTTATGATATTCCTGCGAATATTCGTCACCTGCCTCACGGAGTGCCAAATGAACCGAGACTGGAACGAGGCGGAGTCCAGGGAAAAAATGATTTTGGCACGTTGGGATATAGTGCGCCTTGTCCCGAGGAGGGAACCCACCGCTATTTTTTCAAACTGTATGCCTTAGATACACTGCTTAGTCTGGAACCGGGGGCCAGCAAAGCGGAGGTGAAATCGGCAATGGAAGGTCATATTTTAGGGGCAGTGGAACTGATGGGACGGTATGGTAGAACGGGTTAA
- a CDS encoding endonuclease/exonuclease/phosphatase family protein, whose amino-acid sequence MDNQFPFSGLISPNRFLPVQESVLSQDNFSDLAIAGKGIKILNWNVAKNNNTSKWANDFFQIVESHQPDLICFQEIELNKNTQKVLALEAMGWRFAPNFIDFYYNTYCGILTASKVQPVTSRAILTSEFEPVTNTPKVSLIAEYPLKETGQMLLVVNTHAINFVNLYKFKSQLQKLEAVLGDRREPLIICGDFNTWSQGRFNLLKLMANRLNLNPVQFSIQDQAKLKTFLGSPPLDHIFYRGLTPKLQTAKVLDKLYSSDHKPMVVELTLVV is encoded by the coding sequence ATGGACAATCAATTTCCCTTCTCTGGGTTGATCTCCCCTAACCGCTTTCTTCCGGTGCAGGAAAGCGTCCTGTCTCAGGATAATTTTTCTGACTTGGCGATTGCGGGAAAGGGTATCAAAATTCTTAATTGGAATGTTGCCAAAAATAATAATACTTCTAAATGGGCTAATGATTTTTTTCAAATTGTGGAAAGTCATCAGCCTGATTTAATCTGTTTTCAAGAAATTGAGTTAAATAAAAATACCCAAAAAGTTTTAGCGTTAGAAGCAATGGGATGGAGGTTTGCTCCGAATTTTATCGATTTTTATTACAATACTTATTGTGGGATATTAACCGCATCTAAAGTTCAGCCGGTTACCAGCAGAGCCATTCTGACTTCCGAATTTGAACCCGTTACCAATACTCCGAAGGTTTCGCTAATTGCTGAATATCCCTTAAAGGAAACGGGACAAATGCTCTTAGTGGTGAATACTCACGCGATTAATTTTGTCAACCTTTATAAGTTTAAATCGCAACTCCAGAAACTAGAAGCGGTTTTAGGCGATCGCCGAGAACCGTTGATTATCTGTGGAGATTTTAATACCTGGAGTCAAGGGCGGTTTAATTTGTTGAAGTTAATGGCAAACCGACTGAATTTAAACCCGGTGCAGTTTTCAATACAAGACCAAGCTAAACTAAAAACATTTTTGGGATCGCCACCTTTAGACCATATTTTTTATCGCGGGTTAACGCCCAAACTACAGACGGCCAAGGTTTTAGATAAACTGTACTCATCGGATCATAAACCGATGGTCGTGGAATTGACCCTTGTAGTGTAA
- a CDS encoding alpha-amylase family glycosyl hydrolase produces the protein MAKAIEFKLFAPYNKGAALIGSFSKWENIPMEKDDQGYFRTSVNLEDGVYEYKFRVQTKTEYLDPDSWVYAIDPYAKEIDKTGQNGILRIKDGEPIVDTYVWQHDQVHLPSNGELVIYEMLVGNFCGQKEDREQGSFEAAIARLDYLADLGINAIELMPVMAGDQGWGYQVIHYFAPAPHYGSSFELKRFVDECHARGIRVIMDIVLNHSNEECPLLKIDRDYWYYHYKHYPEDENNWWGPEFNYDHHDENLDIRPAWSFTGDVIQYWIQEYHIDGLRYDALSQLANWEYLHWIANLARETAGPKPFYNIGEHIPEKPKYARFEGPMDGCWHDSFHYFLVDYICNNDSFDIEQLKEVLDCKKQGYEDSTNVINYLSNHDQERILNLLGDRGIFDDPAFGRTKLGAAILMTTVGIPMLWMGQEFGQDSCRHPNQTCELKWYLLDNERNRSLFDYYKGLIALRKQNHAIQSENIEFIHENPDDQVLAYIRWNDEGSRVIVVANFSGNFLGGYTIPDFPDNGKWHEWTRNYDIESHDNQLVLDLGEYEAQVFVWNQ, from the coding sequence ATGGCTAAGGCGATTGAATTTAAGTTGTTTGCACCCTATAATAAAGGGGCCGCACTGATCGGCTCATTTTCCAAATGGGAAAACATTCCGATGGAAAAAGACGACCAGGGTTATTTTCGCACCTCAGTCAACCTCGAAGATGGGGTTTATGAGTATAAATTTCGAGTTCAGACCAAAACCGAATATTTAGACCCGGATTCCTGGGTCTATGCGATCGACCCTTATGCCAAGGAAATTGATAAAACGGGGCAAAATGGAATTCTCCGCATTAAAGACGGCGAACCCATTGTCGATACTTATGTTTGGCAGCATGACCAGGTTCACTTACCCAGTAATGGGGAATTAGTCATCTATGAAATGCTAGTCGGTAACTTTTGCGGTCAGAAAGAAGACCGAGAACAAGGCAGCTTTGAAGCAGCGATCGCTCGATTAGATTACTTAGCCGATTTGGGGATTAATGCGATCGAATTAATGCCCGTCATGGCAGGAGACCAAGGCTGGGGTTATCAGGTCATTCACTATTTTGCTCCGGCTCCCCATTACGGTTCCTCCTTCGAGTTAAAACGCTTCGTTGATGAATGTCATGCCCGAGGAATTCGGGTGATTATGGATATAGTATTAAATCATTCTAATGAGGAATGTCCCTTGTTAAAAATTGACCGTGATTACTGGTACTATCACTATAAGCATTATCCCGAAGATGAGAACAATTGGTGGGGTCCAGAATTTAATTACGACCATCATGATGAAAACTTAGATATTCGTCCAGCCTGGTCCTTTACTGGGGATGTCATCCAGTATTGGATTCAAGAATATCACATTGATGGACTGCGTTATGATGCCTTGAGTCAACTCGCCAATTGGGAGTATTTACATTGGATTGCCAACCTCGCCCGAGAAACCGCTGGGCCTAAGCCCTTTTATAATATCGGAGAACATATCCCCGAAAAACCCAAATATGCCCGGTTTGAAGGGCCAATGGATGGCTGTTGGCATGATAGTTTTCACTACTTTTTAGTAGATTATATTTGCAATAATGATAGCTTTGACATTGAACAGCTCAAGGAAGTGCTAGATTGCAAAAAACAGGGGTATGAGGACTCAACCAATGTGATTAACTATCTATCCAATCACGACCAGGAGCGAATCCTCAACTTGTTAGGCGATCGCGGCATTTTTGATGACCCGGCTTTTGGTCGAACTAAGTTAGGGGCCGCCATCCTCATGACCACCGTGGGAATTCCCATGCTATGGATGGGTCAAGAATTTGGTCAAGATAGCTGCCGCCATCCTAATCAAACCTGTGAACTCAAATGGTATCTTTTAGACAACGAACGTAACCGCAGCTTGTTTGATTACTACAAGGGATTAATCGCCTTACGCAAACAGAATCATGCGATTCAAAGTGAAAACATTGAGTTTATTCACGAAAATCCTGACGATCAAGTTCTGGCTTATATTCGCTGGAATGACGAAGGATCACGAGTCATCGTAGTTGCCAATTTTTCCGGCAATTTTCTGGGAGGTTATACTATTCCCGACTTTCCCGATAATGGAAAATGGCACGAGTGGACGAGAAACTACGATATTGAATCTCACGATAACCAATTAGTTCTTGATTTGGGTGAATATGAAGCCCAAGTCTTTGTCTGGAATCAGTAA